The window ACGACACGGCAAAGCAGAGGAGACAGCAGCGACAGTGCTGTTCCTGGCATCGGAGGATTCTTCCTACATAACCGGGCAGACGATACCCATTGACGGCGGCCTCTCCGCCCAGTAGGCAGATAGCCTGCTCTTCGAACAGCTGTCCGAGACTGACCATAGGGTGCCAGAGCGACACCTGGCAGGCTGCCTCCGGTTTCCTGTCCCACAGGGGCCGCATACTTTCAGCGTATTACAGCCCTGACAACCGACATCTTTGAGTGTGCGCACAAGCGGCATAAAGCCGTCGTTGCTAACTACCTTCACCAGAAACGCCTGGATGTCACCCGTCTTCTCAGCCATAGTCAACGGAACCCGGAGACCGGAACCAGTCGTCGCCTCTACATGGATGGCAGCCAGAGCCATGAATTCACCGGTCACTCACATAACCGCCGGGTTACCACTGCCAACACACAATATGATAGTATTCGATGTACAGGGAGGGCAGTATGGCATACGATTACGAAATCAATGAAATGGCCAAGGAAGAGTCCTGGCGCATGTTCCGCATAATGGGAGAGCTGGTGGAGGGCTTCGATACACTCTCAGGAGTCGAACCAGCGGTGAGCATCTATGGCTCGGCCCGGGTGCAGCCGGGCGATGAGCTTTACGCGCGGACAGAAGAAGTCGCACGCCGTCTCGGTGAGAGCGGCTTCTCGATAATAACCGGCGGCGGTCCCGGTGTTATGGAGGCAGCCAACAAAGGAGCCCTGGCTGCCGGCGTAACTTCCGTAGGTCTGAATATAGAGTTACCGGAGGAACAGAACCCCAATCCCTATACCACGAAGTCGATAACCTTTCACCACTTCTTCGTGCGCAAGGTCATGCTGGTGAAATACGCCATAGCCTTCGTTATTATGCCCGGCGGTCTGGGGACACTAGATGAGGTAACCGAGGTGCTGACGTTGATACAGACATTCAAGATACGACCTTTTCCGGTGATACTCTTTGACAGCCAGTACTGGAGTGGTTTCCTCGAATGGCTGAGAAGCACTGTTCAGGCTCGGGGATATATCTCCGAAGACGACTTCGACCTGCTGCGGATATGTGACGAACCGGACACTGTCGTCGATGCAGTACAGCAGTGGTGCATCAAGCACGAAATCGGCGGTAGAAGGGCACTGGAAAAACACGCATAGAGTTTCAATCTAACCACCGACTGACGAAACGCGCGGCACCCGCGTCAAGATTTGCCGTTCGCGGCAAGATTTGCCGTCCCCGTCAGGATTTGCCGTTCCCGTCAGGATTTGCCGTTTGCTGTCCGGCCTGATATTATGACCACATGGAATTAAAACGACCCTCCCTGGATGATGTTTTTTCGCCCCGTGGTGTTGCCGTAGTAGGGGCCTCGCCCGCAGGCAGAGGCTTCGGAACCGGAGTCCTCATGTCACTGCAACAAGCTGGTTTCCCGGCTATCTATGCCGTCAACCCCAAATATACCGATGTATTCGGTATCCCCTGCTACCCCAACGTGCGTGATATCCCCGGCGTTGTCGACTACGTTGTCGTCAGCATACCCGCGGAGTCGGCGCTTACGCTCCTGG is drawn from Dehalococcoidales bacterium and contains these coding sequences:
- a CDS encoding TIGR00730 family Rossman fold protein translates to MAYDYEINEMAKEESWRMFRIMGELVEGFDTLSGVEPAVSIYGSARVQPGDELYARTEEVARRLGESGFSIITGGGPGVMEAANKGALAAGVTSVGLNIELPEEQNPNPYTTKSITFHHFFVRKVMLVKYAIAFVIMPGGLGTLDEVTEVLTLIQTFKIRPFPVILFDSQYWSGFLEWLRSTVQARGYISEDDFDLLRICDEPDTVVDAVQQWCIKHEIGGRRALEKHA